Proteins co-encoded in one Thermomicrobiales bacterium genomic window:
- a CDS encoding O-antigen ligase family protein — MDLSREPIGRREPLPTTALAMLAVAVGALAGGMVVVAGLPFAAIFAILPAVALVMLRSIWVGLAGVLVVIYVVPFAVVPIGGPITPTLLELALAYFLVASVAIAALDRRVSLAIGWPEALVALLVGITVLAFLLGLGRNYTTQTVHDFGRFVLAIATFYLVRQLIRSPSDGRLLVVLLIVGSGIAAGIALILYAGGPFVTLRILGRLVPYGYPAADIVRYIEDNPARAMRATGTSVDPNAFGGMMMVGFLLAMTQTLTPSRAIPGWLAGSVTALTGAALLLTYSRGAWVGAAFGVGFVLLFRRRWLIAPLGLMAAAVITLGFGGGFVNRLWQGFTVQDPATKLRLREYQNAWDIIRRHPWIGVGFGDAPSVNQQTGVSSVYLLIGERIGVIGLSVFLIIVAVVAWRGLRGVVGRRGPDVDVLLGLEAAFLALLAVAFVDHYFFNPQFSHTVALFWIVAGGIIALESLAATRPADDGVSSESG, encoded by the coding sequence ATGGATCTGAGCCGGGAGCCGATTGGCCGGCGCGAGCCACTGCCCACGACAGCGTTGGCGATGCTCGCGGTTGCCGTCGGGGCGCTGGCCGGCGGAATGGTTGTGGTTGCCGGCCTGCCGTTCGCCGCGATCTTCGCAATCCTGCCGGCAGTTGCGCTGGTTATGCTCCGCAGTATCTGGGTCGGGCTGGCCGGCGTGCTTGTCGTCATCTACGTCGTGCCGTTTGCCGTCGTCCCGATCGGCGGTCCGATCACGCCGACGCTCCTTGAGCTTGCGCTGGCGTATTTCCTTGTTGCCAGCGTCGCTATCGCAGCGTTGGATCGCCGGGTGAGCCTCGCAATTGGATGGCCCGAGGCGCTGGTGGCGCTTCTGGTCGGGATTACTGTGCTCGCGTTCTTGCTTGGGCTTGGTCGAAACTACACGACCCAGACCGTCCACGACTTCGGCCGTTTTGTCCTCGCGATTGCCACGTTCTATCTGGTCCGCCAGTTGATCCGCTCGCCGAGCGACGGTCGGCTGCTCGTCGTGCTGCTGATCGTTGGGTCGGGCATTGCAGCAGGGATCGCCCTGATTCTCTACGCAGGTGGGCCATTCGTGACGCTCCGCATCCTCGGCCGCCTCGTGCCGTATGGGTATCCGGCGGCGGATATCGTCCGTTACATCGAGGACAATCCGGCTCGCGCGATGCGGGCGACCGGCACGAGCGTCGATCCGAATGCGTTCGGCGGGATGATGATGGTTGGCTTTTTGCTGGCGATGACTCAGACGCTCACGCCAAGTCGCGCGATTCCGGGCTGGTTGGCCGGCAGCGTGACGGCGCTGACCGGCGCGGCGCTTCTGCTGACTTACTCGCGGGGCGCCTGGGTCGGAGCGGCGTTTGGTGTCGGGTTTGTCCTGTTGTTTCGACGCCGCTGGTTGATCGCGCCACTCGGGCTCATGGCTGCGGCGGTGATTACACTTGGGTTCGGGGGCGGCTTTGTCAATCGACTGTGGCAGGGATTCACCGTCCAGGATCCCGCGACCAAGTTGCGCCTGCGGGAGTATCAGAACGCCTGGGACATCATTCGCAGGCATCCATGGATTGGAGTCGGGTTCGGCGACGCGCCATCGGTCAACCAGCAGACGGGCGTTTCCAGCGTCTATCTCTTGATCGGCGAACGAATCGGGGTGATTGGGCTCAGTGTGTTTCTCATCATTGTGGCGGTCGTTGCATGGCGCGGGTTGCGGGGCGTTGTCGGACGCAGAGGGCCGGACGTAGATGTTCTGCTGGGCCTGGAAGCCGCGTTTCTGGCCCTGCTGGCGGTGGCATTCGTCGATCACTACTTTTTCAATCCCCAGTTCTCTCACACGGTCGCGCTGTTCTGGATCGTTGCCGGCGGGATCATCGCGCTCGAATCACTTGCGGCTACTCGTCCGGCAGATGACGGGGTATCCTCGGAGTCAGGTTAA
- a CDS encoding magnesium transporter CorA family protein — translation MPTHKRKPLPIASAGRLVRPGNSRARKADATGGASRLQVVVHDGLRWIDIRKPGPQEIEYLRNEFGFHELLLDDVISRTQRPKIDIDDDYAFLVMHFPVHNKETRVTTASEVDFFVGRDYVITAHDGVLRPLGGMFDQAAKSEDAREAMMSQSPLHLLYYVIDRLVDYCFPIVNRLSERIETIEDAIFNSSGLRTVQEISVVRRDLIALRRIMKPQLAIISQLEHRGLPVVRSDIEADVYFGDVADHLAKIWDSLDDLKEVLDGLSDTFDSLASHRLNEVIKALTVISVIILPLTLITSIFGMNVPLPYEHSPYALVIISALMLAIIVGMILVFRMRRWI, via the coding sequence TTGCCGACGCACAAGCGTAAACCATTGCCGATCGCCAGCGCCGGCCGTCTTGTTCGGCCGGGAAACAGTCGCGCCCGGAAGGCCGATGCCACAGGGGGCGCCTCGCGCCTTCAGGTCGTCGTTCACGATGGACTTCGCTGGATCGATATTCGAAAGCCGGGACCGCAGGAGATCGAGTACCTGCGGAACGAGTTCGGGTTTCACGAGCTACTTCTCGATGATGTGATAAGTCGCACCCAGCGCCCGAAGATCGATATCGACGATGACTACGCCTTTCTGGTGATGCATTTTCCCGTGCATAACAAAGAGACGCGGGTGACCACAGCATCGGAGGTGGATTTCTTCGTCGGGCGCGACTATGTGATCACTGCGCACGATGGCGTGCTTCGCCCGCTGGGCGGAATGTTCGATCAGGCAGCCAAGTCTGAAGATGCCCGCGAGGCGATGATGAGCCAGTCGCCATTGCATCTGCTCTACTACGTCATCGATCGGCTGGTGGACTACTGCTTCCCGATCGTGAATCGCTTGTCCGAGCGGATCGAAACCATCGAAGACGCAATCTTCAATAGCTCCGGTCTGCGGACGGTGCAGGAGATCTCCGTAGTTCGACGCGATCTGATCGCGCTCCGACGGATCATGAAGCCGCAACTGGCCATAATCTCGCAGCTCGAGCATCGGGGCCTGCCCGTGGTTCGCAGCGATATTGAGGCCGATGTCTACTTCGGCGATGTCGCCGACCATCTGGCGAAGATCTGGGACTCGCTCGATGACCTGAAAGAAGTGCTGGACGGGCTGAGTGACACGTTCGATTCGCTCGCTTCGCATCGCCTGAACGAAGTCATCAAGGCGCTCACGGTCATCTCAGTGATCATCCTCCCCCTGACGCTGATCACAAGCATCTTCGGGATGAATGTGCCGTTGCCATACGAGCATTCCCCATACGCGCTTGTCATCATCTCCGCGCTGATGTTGGCGATCATCGTGGGAATGATCCTGGTGTTCCGGATGCGCCGATGGATCTGA